In Marinibacterium anthonyi, the DNA window CGGACGCCGCCCGCTCTGGCTCGATCTGACGATCCTGGGGCTGGCGGCGGTTGTCTTCGTGACGATGGTTGGGCTGGGCAACTGGCAGGTCCGCCGCCTGCACTGGAAGCTCGACCTGATCGAAGCGGTGGACAGCCGGGCCCATGGCGCGGCGGTCGCCGCCCCGGAGGGTCCGGTGACCGCCCAGGATGACGCCTATCTTCGGGTCGGGACGGACGGACATTTCCTGCACGACCTGTCGCGCCGGGTGAAGGCGGTGACCGATCTGGGGCCCGGCTACTGGGTGATGACCCCGCTGAAGACGGCGGACCGGACGATCTGGATCAACCGGGGTTTCGTGCCCAACGGATTGGCCCGCGAAGACTGGACCACGCCCGAAGGCGAGGTGCATGTCGAGGGCCTG includes these proteins:
- a CDS encoding hypothetical protein (putative conserved protein); protein product: MSKGGEQSGGRRPLWLDLTILGLAAVVFVTMVGLGNWQVRRLHWKLDLIEAVDSRAHGAAVAAPEGPVTAQDDAYLRVGTDGHFLHDLSRRVKAVTDLGPGYWVMTPLKTADRTIWINRGFVPNGLAREDWTTPEGEVHVEGLLRVTEPDGTLLESNDAKDERWVSRDVVALSKDAGITDAAPYFIDADLTGDPTAWPRGGLTIIHFRNAHLSYALTWYAMAVLFLGAMIFVIWDRLRHRP